One segment of Marvinbryantia formatexigens DSM 14469 DNA contains the following:
- a CDS encoding helix-turn-helix domain-containing protein, with product MEQDYVNAQIGKRIRDLRNRKGLTQQELADRAELTKGFISQLERGQVSPSVVTLLDLIECLGTTASDFFKEAVEEQIVFTEEGFFEKVDEGGNSIQWIVPTAQKYQMEPLLVVMQPHQSLDEDKPHDGEEFGYVISGKLNVYLGDQVYHVKSGESFYYPAKRKHHIENPGNRPAKFIWVSTPPTF from the coding sequence ATGGAGCAGGATTATGTGAATGCTCAGATTGGAAAAAGAATAAGAGACCTGCGTAACCGGAAAGGACTGACGCAGCAGGAGCTGGCGGACCGGGCAGAGCTGACAAAAGGATTTATTTCGCAGCTTGAGCGCGGGCAGGTATCACCGTCGGTCGTGACGCTGCTGGATCTGATTGAATGTCTGGGAACGACGGCTTCGGACTTTTTTAAAGAAGCGGTGGAAGAACAGATTGTGTTCACGGAGGAAGGCTTCTTTGAAAAGGTGGATGAGGGAGGAAACAGTATTCAGTGGATTGTGCCGACAGCGCAGAAGTATCAGATGGAGCCGTTGCTGGTGGTGATGCAGCCCCATCAGAGCCTGGATGAGGACAAGCCGCACGACGGAGAGGAATTTGGATATGTGATTTCCGGGAAACTGAATGTTTATCTGGGGGACCAGGTTTATCATGTGAAGTCCGGGGAAAGCTTCTATTATCCTGCCAAACGGAAGCATCACATAGAAAATCCGGGCAACCGTCCGGCGAAATTCATCTGGGTGAGCACGCCGCCGACATTTTAA